One genomic segment of Anguilla anguilla isolate fAngAng1 chromosome 2, fAngAng1.pri, whole genome shotgun sequence includes these proteins:
- the vps54 gene encoding vacuolar protein sorting-associated protein 54, with protein sequence MASSRSSSSVPRPGAGGGGGGGSGSHALFRKDRDRDSAPRHYKPTRSLPDVCPMEPTGDAGRLCDGPSVVADQHRWTVYNSKVNLPAALNDPRLTKRESDFFTKTWGLDFAETEVMPAHYLPNITKEHFSSYLQETSQREKIHERCKNICPVKDELDSASNITNNHDKSRTELEQVPKIFMKPDFALDDPATFNAVLPWSHFSIAGGKGSRDVASSRLLQEKLSHYLDVVEVSIARQISLRSEAFFHAMSSQHDLQDRLRETARAVAALRERMAAVERALCEGPLRVLRQAVARGNCVRLQNKLKLMAAVHQTQPTVQLLLSTSEFVGALELIATTQEVLQQELQGVLSFRHLGSQLCEMEKLIDKMMIADFSTYARSDLNRPLEEDVQVLEKDRLESLVFGLLRQRKLDFLEIYSEEMIMAAKGIVKQCVLNTVSQMEEIDTETVVKLADQMRLMTFVQWFELLRNVFENFNLFLKRIKATLNVIRNVVLEVLDSSQRGKLAEPAVAECRPGPPGPPQPRDSDVAYLTHEGMFISDAFGEPEAPPPGPDARPAPSAPRAPPQPRGEPSCGSDSASGTTESSSSREHAPAGGAGITVSEDMMPSDLELGRVAGNVQELLYTASDVSHDRCVKFLMARAKDGALERLSSSEFVCLSQAVEQFVRDTEELCHRRSVSLQGALQSQANRFVHRFHEERKTKLSLLLDNERWKQAEVPAEFQDLVNSIADGRISLPDRKHTGTEDRKPSDYLTVDGQKYAVVGTVLLLIRIFLEYCQCVNDIPSIATDMLTRLSDLLKHFNSRSCQLVLGAGALQVVGLKTITTKNLALASRCLQLVVHYIPVIRAHFETKLLPKQYSILRHFDHITKDYNDHIAEISAKLVAIMDSLFEKVLSKYEVKAPMPSSCFRNVCKQMAKMHEAIYDLLPEEQTRMLFLRINGSFKLHLKRQLSRLNVVNDGGPQHGLVMVDVAFFTGHIQTLRSLEALDLNMAEIWEQKR encoded by the exons ATGGCCTCCAGCCGCAGCTCCTCTTCAGTGCCTCGCCCcggggccggcggcggcggcggcggcgggagcgGCAGCCATGCGCTCTTCAGGAAGGACCGGGAcagagactccgccccccgACACTATAAGCCCACCCGCTCGCTGCCCGACGTCTGCCCCATGGAGCCCACAG gtgaTGCTGGGAGGCTGTGCGACGGCCCGTCGGTGGTCGCCGACcagcacaggtggaccgtgtaCAACTCCAAGGTCAACCTGCCCGCCGCACTGAACGACCCCCGGCTGACCAAGAGGGAGTCGGACTTCTTCACCAAAACCTGGGGCCTGGACTTCGCCGAGACCGAGGTCATGCCCGCCCACTACCTCCCCAACATCACCAAGGAGCACTTCTCCAGCTACCTGCAGGAGACCTCCCAG AGAGAGAAAATCCATGAAAGATGCAAGAACATCTGTCCTGTGAAGGATGAACTCGATTCAGCCTCCAACATCACAAACAACCACG ATAAATCACGGACAGAACTGGAGCAGGTGCCtaag ATCTTCATGAAGCCGGACTTCGCGCTGGACGACCCGGCGACCTTCAACGCCGTGCTGCCGTGGTCGCACTTCAGCATCGCCGGGGGCAAGGGCTCCCGGGACGTGGCGTCGTCACGGCTACTGCAGGAGAAG ctgagccACTACCTGGACGTGGTGGAGGTGAGCATCGCGCGGCAGATCTCGCTGCGCTCCGAGGCCTTCTTCCACGCCATGTCGTCGCAGCACGACCTGCAGGACCGGCTGCGGGAGACGGCGCGGGCGGTGGCGGCGCTGCGGGAGCGCATGGCGGCGGTGGAGCGCGCCCTGTGCGAGGGCCCGCTGCGGGTGCTGCGCCAGGCCGTCGCCCGCGGCAACTGCGTGCGGCTGCAGAACAAGCTGAAGCTGATGGCGGCCGTGCACCAGACGCAGCCCACCGTGCAGCTGCTGCTCTCCACCTCCGAGTTCGTGGGCGCCCTGGAGCTCATCGCCACCACGCAGGaggtgctgcagcaggagctgcagggggTGCTCAGCTTCAG GCACCTGGGCTCCCAGCTCTGTGAGATGGAGAAGCTCATCGACAAGATGATGATCGCCGACTTCAGCACCTACGCCCGGAGCGACCTCAACCGGCCCCTGGAGGAGGACGTCCAGGTCCTGGAGAAG GACCGGCTGGAGTCCCTGGTGTTCGGCCTGCTGCGGCAGAGGAAGCTGgacttcctggagatctacagcgAGGAGATGATCATGGCCGCCAAGGGCATCGTCAAACAG TGTGTCTTGAACACGGTGTCGCAGATGGAGGAGATCGACACGGAAACGGTAGTGAA GCTGGCAGACCAGATGAGGCTCATGACCTTTGTGCAGTGGTTCGAGCTTCTGAGGAACGTGTTCGAGAACTTCAACCTCTTCCTGAAGCGAATCAAG GCCACGCTGAACGTGATCCGGAACGTGGTGCTGGAGGTGCTGGACAGCAGCCAGCGGGGCAAGCTGGCGGAGCCGGCGGTGGCAGAGTGCCGTCCgggccccccggggcccccccagccccgggACTCTGACGTGGCCTACCTCACCCACGAGGGCATGTTCATCAGCGACGCCTTCGGCGAGcccgaggctccgccccccggcccggacgcccgccccgcccccagcgccccccgcgccccgccGCAGCCACGCGGCGAGCCCTCCTGCGGCAGCGACTCCGCCTCCGGCACCACCGAGTCCTCCTCCAGCCGCGAGCACgcgccagcagggggcgccggaATCAC ggtgagCGAGGACATGATGCCCTCGGACCTGGAGCTGGGCCGGGTGGCGGGGAACGTCCAGGAGCTGCTCTACACCGCCTCGGACGTCAGCCACGACCGCTGCGTCAAGTTCCTCATGGCGCGGGCCAAG gACGGGGCCCTGGAGCGGCTCAGCTCCTCGGAGTTCGTGTGCCTGTCCCAGGCCGTGGAGCAGTTTGTGCGGGACACCGAGGAGCTGTGCCACCGCCGCAGCGTctccctgcagggggcgctgcagagCCAGGCCAACCGCTTCGTCCACCGCTTCCACGAGGAGCGCAAGACcaagctcag TCTGCTGCTGGATAATGAGCGCTGGAAGCAGGCTGAGGTTCCTGCAGAGTTCCAGGACCTGGTCAACTCCATCGCCGACGGCAGGATCAGCCTACCAGACAGGAAGCACACGG GTACAGAAGACAGGAAGCCGAGTGACTACTTGACTGTGGATGGGCAGAAGTATGCTGTCGTTGG CACGGTGCTGCTGCTGATCCGGATCTTCCTGGAGTACTGCCAGTGCGTCAACGACATCCCTTCCATCGCCACGGACATGCTGACGCGCCTCTCCGACCTGCTCAAG CATTTTAACTCGCGGAGCTGCCAGCTGGTTCTGGGGGCGGGGGCTCTGCAGGTGGTTGGCCTCAAGACCATCACTACGAAGAACCTGG catTGGCGTCTCGCTGTCTCCAGCTGGTGGTTCACTACATTCCGGTCATCAGAGCTCACTTTGAGACCAAGCTGCTGCCAAAGCAGTACAGCATCCTCAGGCACTTTGACCACATCACCAAG GACTACAACGACCACATAGCCGAGATCTCCGCTAAGCTGGTGGCCATCATGGACAGTCTGTTTGAGAAAGTGTTGTCTAAG TACGAAGTGAAGGCCCCGATGCCGTCGTCCTGTTTCCGTAACGTGTGCAAACAGATGGCCAAAATGCACGAAGCCATCTACGACCTGCTGCCCGAAGAACAGACACGG ATGTTGTTCTTAAGAATCAACGGCAGCTTTAAGCTCCACCTCAAGAGGCAGCTGTCGCGACTCAACGTGGTCAACGACGGAGGCCCTCAACACGG gcTGGTCATGGTGGATGTGGCGTTTTTCACGGGGCACATCCAGACCCTCCGGTCCCTGGAGGCCCTGGACCTCAACATGGCGGAGATCTGGGAGCAGAAGAGGTGA
- the LOC118220650 gene encoding E3 ubiquitin-protein ligase pellino homolog 1, with protein MFSPDQENISTASTKAPVKYGELIVLGYNGSLPNGDRGRRKSRFGLCKRPKANGVKPSTVHVACTPQAAKAISNKDQHSISYTLSRAQTVVVEYTHDSNTDMFQIGRSTESPIDFVVTDTVPGSQSNGDTQTVQSTISRFACRIMCQRCPPHTARIYAAGFDSSKNIFLGEKAAKWKTPDGQMDGLTTNGVLVMHPRHGFTEDSKPGVWREISVCGNVFTLRETRSAQQRGKMVENETQELVDGSLIDLCGATLLWRTAEGLSRTPTVKHLEALRQEINAARPQCPVGFNTLAFPSMRRKDVVDEKQPWVYLHCGHVHGYHSWGGGREERRGGGGGERDRDRECPMCRARGPYVPLWLGCEAGFYLDAAPPTHAFSPCGHVCSEKTAGYWSQIPLPHGTHTFHAACPFCAQQLSGEQGYVRLIFQGPVD; from the exons gtacaATGGTTCCCTGCCCAACGGGGACCGGGGGAGGCGGAAGAGCCGCTTCGGCCTGTGCAAGAGGCCCAAAGCCAACGGGGTGAAGCCCAGCACCGTGCACGTGGCCTGCACCCCTCAGGCAGCCAAG GCCATCAGCAACAAGGACCAGCACAGCATCTCCTACACTCTGTCTCGAGCACAGACCGTGGTGGTGGAGTACACACACGACAGCAACACGGACATGTTCCAG aTCGGGCGCTCGACGGAGAGCCCCATCGACTTCGTGGTGACGGACACGGTCCCCGGCAGCCAGAGTAACGGGGACACGCAGACGGTGCAGAGCACCATCTCCCGCTTCGCCTGCCGCATCATGTGCCagcgctgccccccccacaccgcccgCATCTACGCCGCCGGATTCGACTCCTCCAAGAACATCTTCCTGGGg gagaAGGCAGCGAAGTGGAAGACGCCGGACGGGCAGATGGACGGCTTGACGACGAACGGCGTGCTGGTGATGCACCCCCGGCACGGCTTCACCGAGGACTCCAAGCCCGGCGTGTGGAGGGAGATCTCCGTGTGCGGCAACGTCTTCACCCTGCGGGAGACCCGCTCCGCCCAGCAGCGGGGCAAGATG GTGGAGAACGAGACGCAGGAGCTGGTGGACGGCTCGCTGATCGACCTGTGCGGGGCGACGCTGCTGTGGCGCACGGCGGAGGGCCTGTCCCGCACCCCCACCGTCAAGCACCTGGAGGCGCTGCGGCAGGAGATCAACGCGGCGCGGCCCCAGTGCCCCGTGGGCTTCAACACGCTGGCCTTCCCCAGCATGCGCCGCAAGGACGTGGTGGACGAGAAGCAGCCCTGGGTCTACCTGCACTGCGGGCACGTGCACGGCTACCACagctgggggggcgggcgtgAGGAGCGGcgagggggcggcggcggggaacgggaccgggaccgggagTGCCCCATGTGCCGCGCCCGGGGCCCCTACGTGCCCCTCTGGCTGGGGTGCGAGGCGGGCTTCTACCTGGACGCCGCCCCGCCCACGCACGCCTTCAGCCCCTGCGGCCACGTCTGCTCGGAGAAGACGGCGGGCTACTGGAGCCAGATCCCGCTGCCGCACGGCACGCACACCTTCCACGCCGCCTGCCCCTTCTGCGCCCAGCAGCTGAGCGGGGAGCAGGGCTACGTCAGGCTCATATTCCAGGGGCCCGTGGACTAG